ATGCTCCTCTTCCATACAATCATGTACCTATCGGTAATAAACATTTCTGCAAAGACAGAACAGGAAGAATACTGGTAAAGAATACATCTATGTCTGCAACATTAGCTAAATCTTTTGAGGGTGGAGTAATACATGGTCCAGCATATGCAATAGAAGGACGGCATGGGTTATATGATTCTGATGTTGTTGGTGCTATCCACTGTAAATCATGGCCTCTACAAGCTAGACAATGGTTAGACCAGCAAGGTGTAGGTCAGTGGCCTTCGGATGACACGAAGAGATATTGTAGCAGTACTGGATGTTTTGTTGTTGCCGTTGGAAGCAAAGGCAGTGAAAATGAAGAGTTTGAATGGAGAGTATCAACATCTCTAGCTGAAAGGTGTCTAATGTTCAATCTCAGTATTACACAGATCCGCTGTTATGTCTTGATgaagatgatattaaaaaaattcaTCAAGCCACACTTCCAAAACACCATTTCAAGTTATATGTGTAAAACAGTTCTGTTCAAATGTATTGCAAATATACATTCCAATGTCTGGAGAGAAAATAATTTACTTGCTTGTCTATCATTGTGTATATTTGTCCTGTACAgctgtattttgaatgaaaactgtCTTCATTTTATCATACCTTGAAACAATTTGATGAGAGGACATATTTCTCATGAATCAAAACCTTACATTCTTGAAATTCTGCAGTATATTATAAACAGTGAAGGGAGAGCATTACTGGAGATTGAATGTGATGATCTTGGTGCAACGATTCAGAGGAAGTTGAGTTATTTGCACTCAGTCAAAGCAAATGCCATTATTTCAGGACATTTATTAAGATCAACTGCAGCATTTATTGATGGCAACATAATGGACTATCTAACTGGAATCAGAAACAGTAGTTATGAAGAAGGCATACAAACACTACTGATGTTTATTTTCAAACTAGTTAGTATATCTAAATACTGCCAAGGACTGGTCAAAAAAGCCTGCTGTCTTCTTGTACCACGTCTCTGTACAACAGTGGGATTTGTTCTAGTATCTCTCAACATTTGTtggtataataatatacatgCCGAAGCTCTCTCCTGGATTTCACTGGGTCTGAACACAGATGTTGCATCTGGAAAACTGAAGCTAGCCTCCATGTTATACTGTATAGGGGATACTCAAAGAGCAGAACTTGTTCTCAGAGATATTGAAGGTAGCTGTGATCTAAACATTGTTGAGCCTATTTGTTCTTGTCATGATTTCATCTCTCAAGGTCTAAGACGAGGATTCTTGGCAGTAGCTGACAATCATAATGAAGAAGCTATACAGTATACTACAGCATTCTGTGTAAAATTTCTGCCATGTGAAATTAACTGTGTTCCACATGAACTAAGGCATGAAACGTTTAGATCTACACAAGAGGACCTGGCATTCAGAGGAGAAGATAACTGGATGGACTTGGCTGTGATAGATTCTCTCCCTTACCTCTACTTCCTACAATACAAGACATACAGCAATCTTGGGAGACAGGAAGATAAACAAAGAGCCCTTTCAAACCTTGTGAGATCAACTGATCAGGAACCAAACCTTGGACACAGGGAAACAGCCCTGAATATATTGGGACAGTGTATGGAACAAGAAGACCGAGCTGTAGATGCATTTCATTGTTATTTATTGTCCCTAAAACTAAGGGAGAGAAACAATGCTGCCAAGTTCCATATTTGTAGACTGCTTTCAACAATGGTAAATGCCAATTAGTTTTA
The sequence above is a segment of the Mercenaria mercenaria strain notata chromosome 3, MADL_Memer_1, whole genome shotgun sequence genome. Coding sequences within it:
- the LOC123523865 gene encoding uncharacterized protein LOC123523865; translated protein: MRGHISHESKPYILEILQYIINSEGRALLEIECDDLGATIQRKLSYLHSVKANAIISGHLLRSTAAFIDGNIMDYLTGIRNSSYEEGIQTLLMFIFKLVSISKYCQGLVKKACCLLVPRLCTTVGFVLVSLNICWYNNIHAEALSWISLGLNTDVASGKLKLASMLYCIGDTQRAELVLRDIEGSCDLNIVEPICSCHDFISQGLRRGFLAVADNHNEEAIQYTTAFCVKFLPCEINCVPHELRHETFRSTQEDLAFRGEDNWMDLAVIDSLPYLYFLQYKTYSNLGRQEDKQRALSNLVRSTDQEPNLGHRETALNILGQCMEQEDRAVDAFHCYLLSLKLRERNNAAKFHICRLLSTMVNAN